The following coding sequences are from one Aliarcobacter skirrowii CCUG 10374 window:
- the rsmI gene encoding 16S rRNA (cytidine(1402)-2'-O)-methyltransferase has translation MLRLVPTPIGNLDDISKRSLDALLEAELIFCEDTRVTKKLLNLLSEKYNLDFSNKEFKSFHSHNEADVLKTISKDTFSKNVVYCSDAGMPCISDPGSTLVEWCIKNGVSYEVIAGANALLTAFAMSGFSSSEFTFFGFLDHKGASRASKLEEVLRSPRVSILYESPHRLLKLLEELNTKEPDRTIFLVKEISKFYEKSYKNSAKKLYEELKNCEIKGEWVVVIEAKEKVGFNLDLDDILPLEIAPKIKAKLIAKLTGASVKEVYQEILDKIQN, from the coding sequence ATTTCAAAAAGATCTCTTGATGCACTATTGGAAGCGGAACTAATTTTTTGTGAAGATACAAGAGTCACAAAAAAACTTCTAAATCTTCTAAGTGAAAAATATAACTTAGATTTTTCAAATAAAGAGTTCAAATCTTTTCACTCTCACAATGAAGCTGATGTTTTAAAAACTATTTCAAAAGATACTTTTTCTAAAAATGTTGTTTATTGTAGTGATGCTGGAATGCCTTGTATTAGTGATCCTGGTTCAACTTTGGTTGAGTGGTGTATAAAAAATGGTGTTTCTTATGAAGTAATTGCTGGAGCAAATGCACTTTTAACAGCTTTTGCTATGAGCGGATTTTCAAGTAGTGAGTTTACATTTTTTGGTTTTTTAGATCACAAAGGTGCAAGTAGGGCATCAAAACTAGAAGAGGTTTTAAGAAGTCCTAGAGTATCAATTTTGTATGAATCTCCACATAGACTTTTAAAACTACTTGAAGAGTTAAATACAAAAGAGCCAGATAGAACAATATTTTTAGTAAAAGAGATTAGTAAGTTTTATGAAAAAAGCTATAAAAATAGTGCTAAAAAGCTATATGAAGAGCTAAAAAACTGTGAGATAAAAGGTGAATGGGTTGTTGTAATTGAAGCCAAAGAGAAAGTTGGTTTTAATTTAGACTTAGATGATATTCTTCCACTTGAAATTGCTCCAAAAATAAAAGCAAAGCTAATTGCAAAGCTTACAGGAGCAAGTGTAAAAGAGGTTTATCAAGAAATATTGGATAAAATCCAAAATTAA